In Pseudochaenichthys georgianus chromosome 6, fPseGeo1.2, whole genome shotgun sequence, a single window of DNA contains:
- the ehf gene encoding ETS homologous factor: MSVTSTTTLESQLTTTWGPNNSYPDVPLVISGYTSRLWTRDNQPQFWSKYQVWEWLQQVMDMNQIDASSIPFQNFDMDGNQLCSLSYQDFLRAAGCVGPILFHSITDLKWSGQYHVDLGQLEPKPELDFSCPFPDVSYPPGEIYDPLTHPLAPVASPTPSSPDIKRSFSRQVKKHNPRGTHLWEFIRDILLNPERNPGLIKWEDRTEGVFRFLKSEAVAQLWGKKKNNSSMTYEKLSRAMRYYYKREILERVDGRRLVYKFGRNARGWRESDK, encoded by the exons ATGAGTGTAACTTCAACCACCACCCTTGAGAGCCAGCTGACCACCACCTGGGGCCCTAACAACTCCTACCCTGATG TTCCTTTAGTCATATCTGGTTACACAAGTCGCCTGTGGACTCGTGACAATCAGCCTCAGTTCTGGAGTAAATACCAGGTGTGGGAGTGGCTGCAGCAGGTCATGGACATGAACCAGATCGATGCCTCCAGCATTCCCTTCCAAAACTTTGATATGGACGGCAATCAACTATGCAGCCTGAGCTACCAGGACTTCCTCCGCGCTGCCGGCTGCGTGGGACCCATTCTCTTCCACAGCATCACAGATCTCAAGTGGAGCG GACAGTACCATGTGGACCTGGGACAACTGGAACCTAAACCAGAAT TAGACTTCTCCTGTCCATTTCCAGATGTCAGCTATCCACCTGGAG AAATCTACGATCCTTTGACTCACCCCCTCGCCCCTGTggcctcccccaccccgtccagCCCTG ATATCAAAAGGTCTTTCAGTCGCCAGGTCAAGAAACACA ATCCAAGGGGGACCCATTTGTGGGAGTTCATCAGGGACATTCTGCTGAACCCGGAGCGAAACCCCGGGCTGATCAAGTGGGAGGATCGGACAGAGGGGGTTTTCCGCTTCCTTAAGTCAGAGGCAGTGGCACAGTTATGGGGCAAGAAGAAGAATAACAGCAGCATGACCTACGAGAAACTAAGCCGGGCGATGAG ATATTACTACAAAAGAGAAATCCTGGAGCGAGTAGACGGTCGCAGACTGGTTTACAAGTTTGGAAGGAATGCAAGAGGATGGAGGGAGTCAGACAAGTga